A stretch of the Psychroserpens sp. Hel_I_66 genome encodes the following:
- the gyrA gene encoding DNA gyrase subunit A, whose amino-acid sequence MEEGEKLIPINIEDEMKSAYIDYSMSVIVSRALPDVRDGLKPVHRRVLFGMHELGVRSNTAHKKSARIVGEVLGKYHPHGDTSVYDAMVRMAQEWSLRYMLVDGQGNFGSIDGDSPAAMRYTEARMKKISEEMLADIDKETVDHKLNFDDTLQEPTVLPTRIPGLLVNGASGIAVGMATNMPPHNLSEVIDGTIAYIENNDIEIDELIQHVKAPDFPTGGTIYGYDGVREAFKTGRGRIVIRGKARIEEVQGKESIIVTEIPYQVNKADMIKKTADLVNDKKIEGISLIRDESDRNGMRIVYVLKRDAIPNIVLNMLYKYTALQSSFSVNNIALVKGRPELLNLKQMIHYFVEHRHEVVVRRTKYELRKAEERAHILEGLIIASDNIDEVIALIRASSNADEAREKLIERFKLSEIQAKAIVEMRLRQLTGLEQDKLRSEYDELMKTIEDLKDILDKKDRRYEIIKEELQVIKDKYGDERRSQIEYAGGDLSIEDMIPDEQVVITISHAGYIKRTSLTEYKTQNRGGVGQKASTTRNEDFLEHLFVGTNHQYMLFFTQKGKCFWMRVYEIPEGSKTSKGRAIQNLINIEQDDKVMAFICTQDLKDEDYINSHYVIMATKKGQVKKTALEQYSRPRTNGINAITIKEDDELLEAKLTTGNSQVMLALKSGKAIRFEEEKTRPMGRNASGVRGIRLANDKDEVIGMIAIENPQEESVLVVSEKGYGKRSYIDDPEDGEAIYRITNRGGKGVKTISVTEKTGHLVAIKTVTDDDDLMIINRSGIAIRMAVADLRVMGRATQGVRLINLKGSDSIAAVAKVMKEDEEEIEDVASEIEDVNENGTTLDSNEEE is encoded by the coding sequence ATGGAAGAAGGAGAGAAATTGATCCCTATAAACATTGAGGATGAAATGAAATCTGCCTACATTGATTATTCAATGTCGGTCATTGTGTCACGTGCATTGCCAGATGTGAGAGATGGTTTGAAACCGGTTCACAGACGCGTACTATTTGGAATGCATGAACTTGGTGTGAGATCAAATACTGCTCATAAAAAATCTGCAAGAATCGTTGGTGAGGTTTTAGGTAAGTACCACCCTCATGGTGATACCTCTGTTTATGATGCAATGGTGCGTATGGCTCAAGAATGGAGTTTACGTTACATGCTTGTTGATGGTCAAGGGAACTTTGGTTCTATTGATGGAGACAGTCCTGCTGCAATGCGTTATACGGAAGCAAGAATGAAGAAGATTTCCGAAGAAATGCTTGCGGATATTGATAAAGAAACTGTAGACCATAAGTTGAATTTTGATGATACATTACAGGAACCTACGGTTTTACCAACAAGAATTCCTGGACTATTAGTTAATGGAGCCTCTGGTATTGCGGTTGGTATGGCTACTAATATGCCTCCACACAATTTATCTGAAGTTATCGACGGTACAATTGCTTACATTGAAAATAACGATATTGAAATTGATGAGCTAATTCAACATGTAAAAGCGCCAGATTTTCCAACTGGAGGAACTATTTATGGTTATGATGGCGTTCGTGAGGCTTTTAAGACTGGAAGAGGTCGTATCGTTATTAGAGGTAAAGCTAGAATAGAAGAAGTTCAAGGAAAGGAAAGTATTATTGTTACCGAAATTCCATACCAAGTCAATAAGGCAGACATGATTAAAAAGACTGCCGATTTGGTTAATGATAAAAAAATTGAAGGTATCTCCCTTATTAGAGACGAATCTGATAGAAACGGAATGCGTATTGTTTACGTTTTAAAACGTGACGCCATACCAAACATCGTATTAAATATGTTGTATAAATATACAGCATTACAATCGTCTTTTAGTGTAAATAATATTGCCTTAGTCAAAGGTCGTCCAGAGTTATTGAATCTCAAACAAATGATTCATTACTTTGTAGAGCACAGGCACGAAGTTGTTGTTAGACGAACAAAATACGAATTACGCAAAGCGGAAGAAAGAGCTCATATTCTTGAAGGTTTAATTATAGCTTCAGATAATATTGATGAAGTAATCGCGCTTATTAGGGCATCATCAAATGCAGATGAGGCACGTGAAAAATTAATTGAGCGATTTAAACTTTCAGAAATACAAGCCAAGGCAATCGTTGAAATGCGATTACGTCAACTCACAGGATTAGAACAAGATAAATTACGTTCAGAATATGACGAGTTGATGAAAACAATTGAAGATTTAAAGGATATTCTTGATAAAAAGGATCGTCGTTATGAGATTATAAAAGAAGAACTTCAAGTAATCAAAGATAAATATGGTGATGAGCGTCGTTCACAAATAGAATATGCAGGTGGTGATTTAAGTATTGAAGATATGATTCCAGATGAGCAAGTGGTGATTACCATTTCTCACGCAGGTTACATCAAAAGAACTTCACTTACCGAATATAAAACACAAAATAGAGGAGGTGTTGGGCAAAAAGCATCAACAACCCGTAATGAAGATTTCTTAGAACATTTATTTGTTGGAACCAATCACCAATACATGCTATTCTTTACCCAAAAAGGAAAATGCTTTTGGATGCGAGTCTACGAAATACCAGAAGGTAGTAAAACCTCTAAGGGTAGAGCCATTCAAAACTTGATCAATATTGAGCAAGACGATAAGGTCATGGCTTTCATTTGTACTCAGGATTTAAAAGATGAAGATTATATAAATAGTCATTATGTCATAATGGCAACCAAAAAAGGTCAAGTTAAGAAAACAGCTTTAGAGCAATATTCAAGACCTCGTACAAATGGTATAAATGCTATTACAATCAAGGAGGATGATGAATTGCTAGAAGCAAAATTAACCACTGGAAACAGCCAGGTGATGTTAGCACTTAAATCTGGTAAGGCTATTAGATTTGAAGAGGAAAAAACAAGACCAATGGGAAGAAATGCCTCTGGTGTAAGAGGTATTCGTTTGGCAAATGATAAAGATGAAGTGATTGGAATGATAGCTATTGAGAATCCTCAAGAAGAATCTGTTTTAGTTGTTTCTGAAAAAGGCTACGGAAAACGAAGCTATATCGATGATCCAGAAGATGGAGAAGCAATTTATAGAATTACGAATCGTGGCGGAAAAGGAGTGAAAACAATTTCTGTAACAGAAAAAACCGGACATTTGGTTGCTATCAAAACAGTAACAGATGATGATGATCTTATGATTATCAATAGATCTGGTATCGCAATTAGAATGGCAGTGGCAGATTTAAGGGTAATGGGAAGAGCAACTCAAGGTGTAAGACTTATTAATCTTAAAGGAAGTGATTCTATCGCTGCAGTTGCAAAAGTGATGAAAGAGGATGAAGAAGAAATTGAAGATGTTGCTTCTGAAATAGAGGATGTAAATGAAAATGGCACAACTCTTGATTCTAACGAAGAAGAATAA
- a CDS encoding ATP-dependent Clp protease ATP-binding subunit, translated as MDDNFSPRVKDVIAYSKEEALRLGHDFIGTEHLMLGLLRDGNGKAIDILNALDVDLNHLRRKVEILSPANPNITISSNEKKNLHLTRQAERALKTTFLEAKLFQSTSISTAHLLLCILRNENDPTTKLLNKLKIDYDNVKEQFKFMITNDDDYLDIPKSESFSDDEPNQEDESKENPFGQTTGKSTKKSKTPVLDNFGRDLTVMAEEGKLDPVVGREKEIQRVSQILSRRKKNNPLLIGEPGVGKSAIAEGLALRIVKRKVSRILFNKRVVTLDLASLVAGTKYRGQFEERMKAVMNELEKNDDIILFIDEIHTIVGAGGATGSLDASNMFKPALARGEIQCIGATTLDEYRQYIEKDGALERRFQKVIVEPTTVEETIEILNNIKGKYEEHHNVDYTDEAIEACVKLTNRYMTERFLPDKAIDALDEAGSRVHITNIEVPKQILELEQKLEEVKETKNTVVKKQKYEEAAKLRDDEKRLEKELAVAQEKWEEETKQHREIVTEDNVADVVSMMTGIPVNRIAQTEINKLAELPNLIKGKVIGQDEAVSKVVKAIQRNRAGLKDPNKPIGSFIFLGQTGVGKTQLAKVLARELFDSEEALVRIDMSEYMEKFAISRLIGAPPGYVGYEEGGQLTEKVRRKPYAVILLDEIEKAHPDVFNMLLQVLDDGYLTDSLGRKIDFRNTIIIMTSNIGARKLKDFGQGVGFGTSARSAQANDNTRSIIENALKKAFAPEFLNRIDDVMVFNALEKEDIGKIIDIELAHLIKRIKLIGYDLKLSKKAKDYIAEKGFDKDYGARPLKRAIQKYIEDALAEEIITSQLQAGDTIHMDLDTKLDELTIKIEKSESKTES; from the coding sequence ATGGACGATAATTTTTCCCCAAGAGTTAAAGATGTAATTGCTTACAGCAAAGAAGAAGCATTGCGATTAGGTCACGATTTTATAGGTACCGAACATTTAATGTTGGGTCTACTTCGTGATGGTAATGGCAAAGCTATTGATATATTAAATGCACTGGATGTTGACCTTAATCATTTAAGACGTAAGGTTGAAATTCTAAGTCCTGCAAATCCAAATATTACAATTTCTTCTAACGAAAAAAAGAACTTACACCTTACCAGACAAGCAGAGAGAGCTCTAAAAACAACATTTTTAGAAGCTAAATTGTTTCAAAGCACTTCAATAAGCACAGCACACTTATTGTTGTGTATTTTAAGAAATGAGAATGACCCTACAACTAAACTTTTAAATAAGTTAAAGATAGATTACGACAATGTAAAAGAACAATTCAAATTTATGATTACAAACGACGATGATTATTTAGATATCCCAAAAAGTGAATCATTCTCAGATGATGAACCAAATCAAGAGGACGAATCAAAAGAAAATCCTTTTGGCCAAACAACTGGTAAGTCAACAAAAAAATCTAAAACTCCTGTTTTGGATAATTTCGGAAGAGATCTCACCGTAATGGCAGAAGAAGGGAAACTTGATCCTGTAGTAGGAAGAGAAAAAGAGATACAGCGTGTTTCTCAAATTTTGAGTCGTCGTAAAAAGAATAATCCATTATTAATTGGAGAACCAGGTGTTGGTAAATCTGCAATTGCTGAAGGTTTAGCACTTAGAATCGTAAAGAGAAAAGTATCTAGAATATTATTCAACAAAAGAGTAGTTACCTTAGATTTAGCAAGTTTGGTTGCTGGCACAAAATACCGTGGCCAATTTGAAGAGCGAATGAAAGCGGTCATGAACGAATTAGAGAAAAATGACGATATCATTCTTTTTATTGATGAGATTCATACCATCGTTGGTGCTGGAGGAGCAACAGGAAGTTTAGACGCTTCAAATATGTTCAAACCAGCTTTGGCAAGAGGAGAAATACAATGCATTGGAGCAACAACTTTAGATGAATATAGACAGTATATTGAAAAAGATGGTGCCTTAGAGCGACGTTTCCAAAAGGTCATTGTTGAGCCAACTACGGTTGAAGAAACCATAGAAATCTTGAATAACATAAAAGGCAAATATGAAGAGCACCACAATGTTGATTATACAGATGAAGCTATTGAAGCGTGTGTAAAATTAACTAATAGGTATATGACCGAACGTTTTTTACCAGACAAAGCCATAGATGCTTTAGATGAAGCTGGCTCTCGTGTTCATATTACAAATATTGAGGTGCCTAAACAAATTCTTGAACTCGAACAAAAATTAGAAGAAGTCAAGGAAACCAAAAATACAGTTGTCAAAAAACAGAAATATGAAGAAGCTGCCAAACTAAGGGATGACGAAAAACGTCTCGAAAAAGAATTAGCAGTTGCTCAAGAAAAATGGGAAGAAGAAACCAAGCAACATAGAGAAATCGTAACTGAAGACAATGTTGCAGATGTCGTTTCTATGATGACAGGAATTCCTGTAAATAGAATAGCACAAACCGAAATCAACAAACTTGCAGAATTACCAAATTTAATAAAAGGTAAAGTCATAGGTCAAGATGAAGCGGTTTCTAAAGTGGTTAAAGCCATTCAACGTAATCGTGCTGGACTTAAAGATCCTAATAAGCCAATTGGTTCATTTATATTTTTAGGTCAAACAGGAGTGGGTAAAACTCAATTGGCAAAAGTTTTAGCTCGTGAGTTATTTGATAGCGAAGAAGCATTGGTTAGAATTGACATGAGTGAGTACATGGAGAAATTTGCGATCTCAAGATTAATTGGTGCTCCTCCAGGATATGTTGGTTACGAAGAAGGTGGTCAATTAACCGAGAAAGTAAGACGTAAGCCATATGCTGTAATTCTTCTTGATGAGATAGAGAAAGCGCATCCAGATGTGTTTAATATGCTATTGCAAGTTTTAGATGACGGTTATTTAACCGATAGTCTTGGACGTAAAATAGATTTTAGAAACACCATCATTATTATGACCTCAAATATTGGAGCTCGTAAACTTAAGGATTTTGGTCAAGGTGTAGGATTTGGCACATCAGCTAGATCTGCCCAAGCAAATGATAATACAAGAAGTATTATTGAAAATGCATTGAAAAAAGCCTTTGCACCAGAATTTTTAAATAGAATTGACGATGTAATGGTATTTAATGCTTTAGAGAAAGAAGATATTGGCAAGATTATAGACATAGAATTGGCTCATCTTATCAAAAGAATAAAGCTTATCGGCTATGATTTAAAATTGAGCAAAAAAGCAAAAGACTATATCGCTGAAAAAGGTTTTGATAAAGACTATGGAGCGAGACCTCTTAAGAGAGCAATCCAAAAATATATTGAAGATGCCTTAGCAGAAGAAATCATAACATCACAGCTGCAAGCAGGAGATACCATACATATGGATTTAGACACTAAATTAGACGAATTGACCATTAAAATTGAAAAGTCTGAATCTAAGACAGAATCATGA
- a CDS encoding tetratricopeptide repeat protein, whose product MKKQFIVALALLVSTFSFAQKSELKTAEKAIKSGNFADAKSAINAAEPLIANADDKLKAKFYYVKGQALYANGTGSSTDIDEAIKSFNMVQEIEGSGKGKYGSSVEELKSQMLNSSLTKANAALQSKDYALSSAGFNRAYRMSPKDTLYLYYAASTAVTGQDYNTSLKYYEELRDLGFKGIGTEYTAVNKETGETETFDSKSLRDISVRAGTHTAPKDKKTESKSAEIVKNIALIHLNNGDDEKALEAMKVARDQNPDDLGLLISEANVQLKMGNKDRFKELMKEATSKDPNNAELQYNLGVIAAEAGERESAKKYYERAIELDPSYTDAYNNMAVLILSNESAIVEEMNSLGTSSADNKRYDELRAERTSIYEQAIPYLETTLKMKPKDIQAAQTLMNIYSATAQTEKFKAMKAKVEELQAGN is encoded by the coding sequence ATGAAAAAACAATTTATAGTTGCTCTTGCACTGTTAGTAAGTACATTTTCTTTTGCACAAAAGAGTGAGCTTAAAACAGCTGAAAAAGCAATTAAATCTGGTAATTTTGCTGATGCTAAATCGGCAATAAACGCTGCAGAACCTTTAATTGCCAATGCAGATGACAAATTAAAAGCAAAATTTTATTATGTAAAGGGACAAGCCTTGTATGCAAATGGTACTGGCTCTAGTACAGATATTGATGAAGCTATAAAAAGTTTCAATATGGTTCAAGAAATTGAAGGGTCTGGTAAAGGTAAATATGGATCTTCAGTTGAAGAATTAAAATCTCAAATGCTTAATAGTTCACTTACCAAAGCGAATGCTGCTTTGCAAAGTAAGGATTATGCATTATCATCTGCTGGGTTTAATAGAGCGTACCGTATGTCTCCAAAAGATACTTTATATCTTTATTATGCTGCATCGACAGCTGTTACAGGCCAAGATTATAATACTTCATTGAAATATTATGAAGAATTAAGGGATTTAGGTTTTAAAGGTATTGGTACGGAATATACAGCGGTTAACAAAGAAACTGGTGAAACAGAAACTTTTGATAGCAAATCTTTAAGAGACATATCTGTAAGGGCTGGAACGCATACTGCTCCAAAAGACAAAAAAACAGAATCTAAGTCTGCAGAGATTGTAAAGAATATAGCTTTGATTCATTTAAATAATGGAGATGATGAAAAAGCACTGGAAGCAATGAAAGTTGCGAGAGATCAAAATCCAGATGATTTGGGATTATTGATTTCCGAAGCAAATGTTCAGCTTAAAATGGGAAATAAAGACCGTTTTAAAGAGCTAATGAAAGAAGCTACATCAAAAGACCCTAATAATGCAGAGTTACAATATAACTTAGGGGTAATCGCAGCAGAAGCAGGTGAAAGAGAATCTGCAAAAAAATATTATGAAAGAGCAATTGAATTAGATCCATCTTATACAGATGCTTACAATAATATGGCGGTATTGATATTAAGCAATGAAAGTGCTATAGTTGAAGAAATGAATTCTCTTGGTACTTCTAGCGCAGATAACAAGCGTTATGACGAGTTAAGAGCAGAGCGTACAAGTATATATGAACAGGCAATACCTTATTTGGAAACAACTTTGAAGATGAAGCCAAAAGATATTCAAGCTGCACAAACGTTAATGAACATCTATAGTGCTACTGCACAAACTGAAAAGTTTAAGGCTATGAAAGCTAAAGTTGAAGAGCTGCAAGCTGGAAATTAA